In a genomic window of Cuculus canorus isolate bCucCan1 chromosome Z, bCucCan1.pri, whole genome shotgun sequence:
- the LOC128850351 gene encoding LOW QUALITY PROTEIN: centrosomal protein of 120 kDa-like (The sequence of the model RefSeq protein was modified relative to this genomic sequence to represent the inferred CDS: deleted 1 base in 1 codon), which produces MGRSGEMVSRATDRLLIVVSVLEGRCFPKRPQHMLIVEAKFDGERLATDPVEHTDQPEFATELAWELDRKALHQHRLQRSPIKLQCFALDPATSAKENIGYVVLDLRSVQEKRQAPKWYPLLSNKYSKFKSEIQVGVVLETDLKAPVDGFKVREAPLRETKASALPSEIDPISILPVLNEEEGYHQIGPAQYCRDYFVLSVTVVFATHLEQLVPSTMKLPEGRPEFFFYYSLLGNDVANEPFF; this is translated from the exons GGCGCTGTTTTCCGAAACGACCCCAGCACATGCTTATAGTTGAAGCAAAGTTTGATGGTGAACGGTTGGCTACTGATCCTGTAGAGCATACTGATCAGCCAGAATTTGCTACGGAATTGGCCTGGGAACTTGATAGGAAAGCACTTCATCAGCACAG GCTGCAGCGATCA CCTATCAAACTCCAGTGTTTTGCGTTGGATCCTGCAACTTCAGCTAAAGAGAATATAGGCTATGTTGTACTTGATTTAAGGTCTGTGCAGGAAAAGAGACAG GCACCGAAGTGGTATCCTCTGCTCAGTAACAAGTACAGtaaatttaaatctgaaatacaaGTAGGTGTTGTGTTAGAGACTGATTTAAAAGCACCAGTTGATGGCTTTAAAGTAAGGGAGGCACCCCTTAGAGAAACGAAGG CATCTGCCCTTCCTTCTGAAATAGACCCTATAAGTATTTTGCCAGTCTTGAATGAAGAAGAGGGCTATCATCAAATTGGACCAGCACAGTACTGCAGAGACTACTTTGTCTTGTCTGTAACCGTTGTGTTTGCCACACATTTGGAACAG TTAGTTCCTAGTACCATGAAGCTTCCTGAAGGACGGCctgagttttttttctattactcaTTACTGGGAAATGATGTTGCAAATGAAccttttttctga